One Longimicrobiaceae bacterium genomic window carries:
- a CDS encoding MoaD/ThiS family protein, which produces MAIDVLTEPTWERVLKRNSIERMKEEKFPLDIVDELPQLIDMGYEAVPEEDIVRLNWWGLTHDKPKVGTFMVRVKVPGGLITPEQLRGIGRVAREYGRDYTELTTRQGIQLHWVRLDQLPEVLEAIQASGLTTVGGEGDTVRNITSCPVAGIEPGEVFDVRPVIEEAAAFFWGNRDYSNLPRKHKYTISACPFQCNAPEIHDVALLAVIKDGREGFAVRAGGGLSSTPRLARDLDIFVPVEETIDVLRAITDTWQSNLRYRVSRAKARIKFLVDDYGPEAVRAMIEDRLGRKLERVRAPEPVGEADHLGVHRQKQEGLLYVGVPVPMGWVSGDQLHRIADAVEEVGGDVRFTRQQNFIVGNVPEDRLEQLSGDLSAMGFPLERNPIYGRSVACTSHRFCNYSVAETKGKLQEILEELDRRFGEELHDLRIFMDGCPHACAHHWVGDIGLQGTTARSPDGQKVEAYDITLRGALGPNPAIGRPILRRVPGEEATAAIARLVEAWLTERRARNGNGATFSFREFCDARSDAELRGIAMPGAAAEEEAPRHAVLRISGPFLDFTGGIDHFEAQARTVGQLLEAATRNYPALQAQILGPDGGLNEYINLFLNEEDVRGLQGLDTPVKAADELVVLPALAGG; this is translated from the coding sequence ATGGCCATCGACGTGCTTACCGAACCCACCTGGGAACGCGTCCTCAAGCGCAACAGCATCGAGCGGATGAAGGAGGAAAAGTTCCCGCTCGATATCGTCGACGAGCTACCGCAGCTCATCGACATGGGCTACGAGGCGGTGCCCGAGGAGGACATCGTCCGCCTCAACTGGTGGGGCCTCACGCACGATAAGCCCAAGGTCGGCACCTTCATGGTGCGGGTCAAAGTGCCCGGCGGGCTGATCACACCGGAGCAGCTTCGCGGCATCGGCCGGGTCGCCCGCGAGTACGGCCGGGATTACACCGAGCTCACCACTCGTCAGGGCATCCAGCTCCACTGGGTCCGGCTGGATCAGCTCCCCGAGGTGCTAGAGGCGATCCAGGCATCGGGCCTCACGACCGTCGGCGGCGAAGGCGACACCGTACGGAACATCACCAGCTGCCCCGTGGCCGGGATCGAGCCAGGCGAGGTCTTCGACGTGCGCCCGGTGATCGAGGAGGCAGCGGCGTTCTTCTGGGGGAACCGGGACTACTCGAACCTGCCCCGCAAGCACAAGTATACGATCAGCGCCTGCCCCTTCCAGTGCAACGCGCCGGAAATTCACGATGTCGCCTTGCTGGCCGTGATCAAGGACGGGCGCGAGGGCTTCGCCGTGCGCGCGGGCGGCGGCCTGTCCTCCACCCCGCGTCTGGCACGCGATCTCGACATCTTCGTGCCTGTGGAGGAAACGATCGACGTGCTGAGGGCGATCACCGACACCTGGCAGAGCAACCTCCGCTACCGTGTTAGCCGCGCCAAGGCCCGCATCAAGTTCCTGGTGGACGACTACGGCCCGGAGGCCGTCCGGGCCATGATCGAGGATCGGCTCGGGCGGAAGCTCGAGCGGGTTCGCGCCCCCGAGCCGGTGGGCGAGGCGGACCACCTGGGCGTGCATCGGCAGAAGCAGGAAGGCCTGCTCTACGTCGGCGTCCCGGTGCCGATGGGCTGGGTGTCGGGCGACCAGCTCCACCGCATCGCCGACGCGGTCGAGGAGGTGGGCGGCGACGTCCGCTTCACGCGCCAGCAGAACTTCATCGTCGGCAACGTGCCGGAGGATCGCCTCGAGCAACTGTCCGGCGATCTGAGCGCGATGGGCTTTCCGCTCGAACGCAACCCGATCTACGGGCGGTCGGTCGCCTGCACGAGTCACCGCTTCTGCAACTACTCGGTTGCCGAGACCAAGGGCAAGCTCCAGGAGATCCTCGAGGAGCTCGACCGTCGCTTCGGCGAAGAGCTCCACGATCTGCGGATCTTCATGGACGGTTGCCCGCACGCCTGCGCCCACCACTGGGTTGGTGACATTGGCCTTCAGGGAACGACGGCTCGCTCGCCCGATGGGCAGAAGGTCGAGGCGTACGACATCACGCTGCGTGGCGCGCTCGGTCCAAATCCGGCGATCGGCCGGCCGATCCTCCGACGGGTGCCGGGCGAAGAGGCGACGGCAGCGATCGCGCGGCTGGTGGAAGCCTGGCTCACGGAGCGCCGCGCGCGCAACGGCAATGGTGCAACGTTCTCGTTCCGCGAGTTCTGCGACGCCCGCTCTGATGCCGAGCTCCGGGGCATCGCGATGCCCGGCGCTGCCGCCGAGGAGGAGGCGCCGAGGCATGCCGTGCTGCGCATCTCGGGGCCATTCCTGGACTTCACGGGCGGCATCGACCATTTCGAGGCCCAGGCCCGCACGGTGGGCCAGCTGCTGGAGGCGGCCACACGCAACTACCCGGCGCTCCAGGCGCAGATCCTGGGGCCGGACGGCGGGCTGAACGAGTACATCAACCTGTTCCTGAACGAAGAAGACGTGCGCGGCCTTCAGGGCCTGGACACGCCGGTCAAGGCCGCGGACGAGCTGGTCGTGCTGCCGGCGCTCGCCGGGGGCTGA
- a CDS encoding phosphoadenylyl-sulfate reductase gives MSESTIVFDDLEIGEIAVELDDKEPQDVIRWALDTFGERIAVVSAMQADGMAILDMAYQMKPDIRLITVDTGRLPQETYAFLTEVQQRYPEVRVEVLFPDYREVETMVQRSGVNLFYRSVPLRFVCCQIRKVRPLLRALRTLDGWFTGLRRDQWASRAAIRKVELDHDHGGIVKVNPLADWSGEEVWEYIRENNVPYHPLYDQGYTSIGCAPCTRPIQPGDDDRAGRWWWEENAPKECGIHCPIETGGFEHEAEEILKAVSHANVQSEEDWQ, from the coding sequence ATGAGCGAGAGCACGATCGTATTCGACGATCTCGAGATTGGAGAGATCGCGGTCGAATTAGACGATAAGGAGCCGCAGGACGTGATCCGCTGGGCGCTGGACACGTTCGGGGAGCGGATCGCGGTGGTCTCGGCCATGCAAGCCGACGGCATGGCGATCCTGGACATGGCGTACCAGATGAAGCCTGACATCCGGCTCATCACGGTGGACACGGGACGTCTGCCCCAGGAGACCTACGCCTTCCTTACCGAAGTCCAGCAGCGTTACCCGGAGGTACGGGTCGAAGTCCTGTTCCCGGACTACCGCGAGGTCGAGACGATGGTCCAGCGGAGCGGGGTGAACCTGTTCTACCGGTCCGTCCCCCTGCGTTTTGTATGCTGCCAGATTCGCAAGGTGCGGCCGCTACTGCGTGCACTGCGAACGCTGGACGGATGGTTCACGGGTCTGCGGCGGGACCAGTGGGCATCGCGGGCGGCAATCCGCAAAGTCGAGCTCGACCACGACCACGGGGGCATCGTGAAGGTCAACCCGCTGGCGGACTGGTCGGGGGAGGAGGTGTGGGAGTACATCCGCGAGAACAACGTGCCGTATCACCCGCTGTACGACCAGGGCTACACGAGCATCGGCTGCGCGCCGTGCACGCGCCCGATCCAGCCGGGCGACGACGATCGGGCGGGACGTTGGTGGTGGGAGGAGAACGCCCCCAAGGAGTGCGGCATCCACTGCCCGATCGAGACCGGAGGCTTCGAGCACGAGGCCGAGGAGATCCTGAAGGCGGTCAGCCACGCCAACGTGCAGAGCGAAGAGGACTGGCAATGA
- a CDS encoding type 1 glutamine amidotransferase domain-containing protein, producing the protein MSGKLDGKRVAILVADGFEQVEMVEPRRALEEAGAHTEIVSSAEGKVRAWDMTDWGEEFEVDVPLDRANPADYDALLLPGGVMNPDKLRMNEKAVSFVRHFFIDHKPVAAICHAPWMLVEAGVVRGREVTSYPSVRTDLENAGAHWVDREVVVDNGLVTSRNPNDIPAFNRKLVEEVAEGVHAGQHA; encoded by the coding sequence ATGAGCGGAAAGCTGGACGGCAAGCGTGTAGCGATCCTCGTGGCGGATGGTTTCGAGCAGGTAGAGATGGTGGAGCCACGACGCGCGTTGGAGGAGGCCGGTGCGCACACGGAGATCGTCTCCTCCGCCGAAGGGAAGGTTCGCGCCTGGGACATGACCGACTGGGGCGAGGAGTTCGAGGTGGACGTTCCTCTCGATCGCGCCAACCCGGCCGACTACGACGCGCTCCTCCTTCCGGGTGGGGTGATGAACCCGGACAAGCTGCGCATGAACGAGAAAGCGGTCTCCTTCGTCCGCCACTTCTTCATCGACCACAAGCCCGTCGCAGCCATCTGTCACGCGCCCTGGATGCTGGTGGAGGCGGGCGTGGTACGGGGCCGCGAGGTCACGAGCTATCCGTCGGTGCGCACTGACCTGGAGAATGCGGGCGCCCACTGGGTCGATCGGGAGGTGGTGGTCGACAACGGGCTGGTGACCAGCCGTAACCCGAACGACATCCCGGCCTTCAACCGGAAGCTGGTGGAGGAGGTGGCGGAGGGCGTGCACGCAGGACAGCACGCCTGA
- a CDS encoding L,D-transpeptidase family protein — MTMRRRSLLLIPLLLIPAGCRGDSGDEQSRDAARDTTEPLHVVEVDPSVYGNPRQRLTPEQLEQGRLDRGWQRFVQLDSVAPGPPIDFPERWEDISPEVMSEVPMVLPLFGDIAGPSVVRLQVALDRALFSPGVIDGRWGMNTEKAVYWLQRREGLAATGRVDSATWRRLVEVSGVRDFTRKHALSAADVEGPFVTIPEDIYEQAELDCACYESLSEKLAERFHTTPQLLALLNPGVPLDSLRAGQSIVVLDVRRPDAPPLGPVVSLVVSDGGFYLHALDASGRILAHFPATLGADYAPSPQGRFTVTAIAPNPTWHYQPDLLTGVNDWEEEAVIPPGPNNAVGVVWMQLATEHYGIHGTSAPETIGYATSHGCVRLTNWDAYYLSRQLRPGVPVHFRDVS, encoded by the coding sequence ATGACGATGCGGCGGCGCTCGCTCTTGCTGATCCCTCTCTTGCTGATTCCCGCCGGTTGTCGCGGCGACTCGGGGGACGAGCAGTCGCGCGACGCCGCCCGGGACACGACGGAGCCTCTCCACGTGGTGGAGGTGGATCCGAGCGTCTACGGGAACCCGCGCCAGCGACTCACCCCCGAGCAGCTGGAGCAGGGACGCCTCGACCGTGGCTGGCAGCGCTTCGTGCAGCTCGACAGCGTTGCCCCCGGGCCGCCCATCGACTTCCCCGAGCGCTGGGAGGACATCTCGCCCGAGGTGATGAGCGAGGTGCCCATGGTCCTCCCGCTCTTCGGTGATATTGCCGGGCCGAGCGTGGTCCGTCTGCAAGTCGCGCTCGATCGGGCGCTGTTCTCCCCCGGCGTCATTGACGGACGTTGGGGGATGAACACGGAGAAGGCGGTCTACTGGCTGCAGCGGCGAGAGGGTCTGGCCGCCACGGGTCGCGTGGACAGCGCCACCTGGCGCCGACTCGTCGAGGTATCGGGGGTGCGCGACTTCACCCGCAAGCACGCGCTGAGCGCCGCGGACGTGGAAGGTCCCTTCGTCACCATTCCCGAGGACATCTACGAGCAGGCCGAGCTCGATTGCGCGTGCTACGAGTCGCTGTCGGAGAAGCTGGCCGAGCGGTTCCATACCACCCCGCAGCTCCTGGCGCTGCTCAACCCTGGCGTGCCGCTCGACTCGCTGCGAGCCGGGCAATCCATCGTGGTGCTGGACGTGCGCCGACCCGATGCCCCGCCGCTTGGCCCCGTGGTGTCGCTGGTCGTTTCCGACGGAGGCTTCTATCTCCACGCCCTCGATGCCTCCGGTCGCATACTGGCGCACTTCCCCGCTACCCTGGGGGCGGATTACGCCCCCTCTCCGCAGGGACGGTTCACCGTCACAGCGATCGCGCCGAATCCTACCTGGCACTACCAGCCCGACCTGCTCACCGGGGTCAACGACTGGGAGGAGGAAGCGGTCATCCCCCCGGGGCCGAACAACGCTGTGGGGGTGGTGTGGATGCAGCTCGCGACGGAGCACTACGGCATCCACGGCACCAGCGCCCCGGAGACGATCGGGTACGCCACCTCCCACGGCTGCGTGCGCCTCACTAACTGGGACGCTTACTACCTCAGCCGCCAACTCAGGCCGGGCGTGCCGGTTCACTTCCGGGATGTCAGCTGA
- a CDS encoding lysophospholipid acyltransferase family protein → MIRSAWVGLNIALATLFFGTIVIVASLLGVRGRLYFWATQQWSRVVLWASNVSVTAHGIDRVDWNSPHVLVCNHVSFYDVFALASILPTPFAFVAKKELARIPFFGIAWRVAGHISIDRSDRASAIQSLRKAGESIREHRSTVIIFPEGTRSLTGQMLPFKKGAFNLAIEARVPILPVVVIGSADVQRPGSLRVRSGPIHLYFGEPMPPPSSANGALEPYMASVRRRMEEMLEQAAPARA, encoded by the coding sequence TTGATTCGATCGGCCTGGGTGGGGCTCAACATTGCCCTGGCCACTCTGTTCTTCGGCACGATCGTCATCGTCGCTTCGCTGCTGGGCGTTCGGGGTCGTCTTTACTTCTGGGCGACCCAGCAGTGGAGCCGGGTGGTGCTGTGGGCGAGCAACGTGTCGGTCACCGCGCACGGCATCGATAGGGTCGACTGGAACAGCCCGCATGTACTCGTCTGCAATCACGTCTCCTTCTACGACGTCTTCGCGCTCGCCTCCATCCTGCCGACTCCGTTCGCGTTCGTCGCCAAGAAGGAGTTGGCCCGTATCCCCTTCTTCGGAATCGCCTGGAGAGTAGCCGGGCACATCTCCATCGACCGCTCCGACCGCGCCAGCGCCATCCAGAGCCTGCGCAAAGCGGGCGAATCCATCCGCGAGCATCGCAGTACGGTCATCATCTTCCCCGAAGGGACGCGGTCGCTGACCGGGCAGATGCTCCCCTTCAAGAAAGGCGCGTTCAATCTCGCCATAGAGGCGAGGGTGCCCATCCTGCCTGTCGTGGTGATCGGCAGCGCGGACGTACAGCGGCCAGGGTCGCTGCGGGTGCGCTCCGGACCGATCCACCTGTACTTCGGCGAGCCGATGCCCCCGCCGTCGAGTGCCAACGGGGCGCTCGAGCCCTACATGGCGTCCGTTCGGCGCCGTATGGAAGAGATGCTGGAGCAAGCGGCGCCGGCCCGCGCTTGA
- the thiL gene encoding thiamine-phosphate kinase — translation MSRGSHLRLAPGAEFDLIRRFLPHAPRFGREDVRVGPGDDCTVVVGNGIAISVDLSVEGIHFDRAWLSAHEIGCRAASAALSDLAAMAARPIGLLVALGVNETDADDFAVEVMDGVHDAAERVGAVVLGGDLTRSPGPVIIDVSVVGEAQTPVLRSGARVGDEVWVTGALGGAAVAVARLLRGEAPNPDAVERLACPVPRVYEARWLAERELPHAMIDLSDGLLGDAAHLSTAGGVAVVLEREAIPVHEAVIADTASRETALAFAVSGGEDYELCFCAAPGAVQPHQEAFEDEFGVSLTRVGVVEEGDGVWWRGEDGGRQPAEGGGFQHFGGGTD, via the coding sequence ATGTCCCGCGGCTCCCATCTCCGCCTTGCCCCCGGCGCCGAGTTCGATCTGATCCGGCGCTTTCTACCGCACGCGCCGCGGTTCGGGCGCGAGGACGTGCGTGTGGGGCCGGGGGACGACTGCACGGTGGTGGTGGGAAACGGGATCGCCATCTCGGTCGATCTCAGCGTGGAGGGGATTCACTTCGATCGCGCCTGGCTCTCGGCACACGAGATCGGTTGCCGCGCGGCGTCGGCGGCGCTCAGCGACCTCGCCGCCATGGCGGCCAGACCGATCGGCCTTCTTGTGGCGCTGGGCGTCAATGAGACCGACGCGGACGATTTCGCGGTGGAGGTGATGGACGGCGTGCACGACGCGGCCGAGCGGGTTGGCGCGGTGGTCCTGGGGGGCGACCTGACCCGCTCTCCGGGGCCCGTGATCATTGACGTCTCCGTGGTTGGCGAGGCCCAGACGCCCGTACTCCGCTCCGGTGCCCGCGTCGGGGATGAGGTCTGGGTGACGGGGGCGCTGGGTGGAGCTGCGGTGGCGGTCGCCCGGCTGCTCCGCGGAGAGGCCCCCAACCCCGACGCGGTGGAGCGCCTCGCCTGTCCCGTCCCGCGAGTATACGAGGCGCGTTGGCTGGCCGAGCGCGAGCTTCCGCACGCCATGATCGATCTGTCGGATGGTCTGCTCGGAGACGCGGCGCACCTGTCGACCGCGGGCGGCGTGGCGGTGGTCCTGGAGCGTGAGGCGATTCCGGTGCATGAAGCGGTGATCGCCGATACCGCCTCGCGCGAGACCGCTCTCGCGTTCGCCGTTTCCGGCGGTGAGGATTACGAGCTGTGTTTCTGCGCGGCGCCCGGCGCGGTGCAGCCACACCAGGAGGCCTTCGAGGACGAGTTCGGCGTGTCCCTCACCCGCGTCGGAGTGGTGGAGGAGGGCGACGGCGTCTGGTGGAGAGGAGAGGACGGGGGGCGACAGCCAGCAGAGGGTGGTGGGTTTCAGCACTTCGGCGGAGGGACGGATTGA
- the acnA gene encoding aconitate hydratase AcnA: protein MTDSFGARGRLRVGDREYEIFRLSALEKEGLDIQTLPYSLRILLENLVRNEDGVTVNADDIRALASWTGEASDREIAFMPARVLLQDFTGVPAVVDLAAMREAMAKLGGHPSKINPLQPVELVVDHSVQVDAFGSRAAFHLNEERDYERNLERYAFLKWGQRAFRNFKVVPPNTGIVHQVNLEYLARVVFGTHPDDVRIGESGLPQAYPDTLVGTDSHTPMVNGLGVLGWGVGGIEAEAAMLGQPVSMLIPQVVGFRLTGELPEGSTATDLVLTITEMLRKKGVVGKFVEFYGPGVSKLALADRATIGNMSPEYGATCAIFPVDQVTLDYLRFTGRPEEQVQLVEAYMKEQGLFHTADSPEPRFSDTLELDLDSVEPSIAGPRRPQDRIRLSQAKKAFQEALPSLLPAGVAEAQKGSAAGAPEGVETTIDGQTHRLQHGSVVIAAITSCTNTSNPSVMVAAGLLAKKAVERGLTRKPWVKTSLAPGSKVVTEYYEKAGLDRYLDELGFQTVGYGCTTCIGNSGPLPQEVSEAIAKGNLVVASALSGNRNFEGRIHSEVRANFLMSPPLVVAFALAGRIDIDVYNEPLGTDREGRSVFLKDIWPTQEEIQQVLQEAIQPEMYQRSYGKVFDGDERWRALEAPGGELFEWDPNSTYVRHPPYFEGMQKEARGEVPPIRGARAIAVLGDSVTTDHISPAGSIKRDSPAGKYLIEHGVEVKDFNSYGSRRGNHEVMIRGTFANVRIRNRLVPGVEGGFTKHLPSDEIMSIYDAAVRYQQEGTPLVVLAGKEYGSGSSRDWAAKGPHLQGIRAVIAESYERIHRSNLIGMGVLPLQFREGDSVDSLQLDGTEVFDVEGVQERIADGFAGGREVTVRATRADGSTTEFPAIVRIDTPQEALYYVHGGILQYVIRQLLLGREKAEVISASLSHAAQADPAASPNNGKVDEGSVESFPASDAPAY, encoded by the coding sequence ATGACGGACAGCTTCGGAGCACGCGGGCGGCTCCGCGTAGGGGACAGGGAATACGAGATCTTCCGCCTTTCCGCGCTGGAAAAGGAGGGTCTGGACATCCAGACGCTACCGTACTCCCTTCGCATCCTCCTGGAAAACCTGGTTCGCAACGAGGACGGCGTCACCGTCAACGCCGACGACATCCGTGCCCTGGCGTCGTGGACCGGCGAGGCCTCGGACCGGGAGATCGCCTTCATGCCCGCGCGCGTGCTGCTCCAGGACTTCACGGGCGTCCCGGCGGTGGTCGACCTCGCCGCGATGCGCGAGGCCATGGCCAAGCTGGGCGGCCACCCGAGCAAGATCAACCCGCTGCAGCCGGTCGAGCTGGTGGTCGACCACTCCGTACAGGTCGACGCCTTCGGTTCCCGTGCCGCCTTCCACCTCAACGAGGAACGCGACTACGAGCGCAACCTCGAGCGCTACGCCTTCCTCAAGTGGGGCCAGCGCGCTTTCCGCAACTTCAAGGTGGTCCCGCCGAACACCGGGATTGTACACCAGGTCAATCTGGAGTACCTCGCCCGTGTGGTCTTCGGTACGCACCCGGATGACGTGAGGATCGGTGAGTCGGGCCTTCCGCAGGCGTACCCCGACACGCTCGTGGGTACGGACTCCCACACGCCCATGGTGAACGGTCTCGGGGTACTCGGCTGGGGGGTCGGGGGGATCGAGGCGGAGGCGGCGATGCTGGGGCAGCCTGTCTCCATGCTCATCCCGCAGGTCGTCGGCTTCCGGCTTACCGGTGAGTTGCCCGAGGGGTCGACTGCCACCGACCTGGTGCTCACGATCACCGAGATGCTCCGCAAGAAGGGCGTCGTCGGGAAGTTCGTGGAGTTCTACGGACCGGGCGTGTCCAAGCTCGCGCTTGCCGACCGGGCCACCATCGGCAACATGTCGCCGGAGTACGGCGCGACCTGCGCCATCTTCCCGGTCGACCAGGTCACGCTCGACTACCTCCGCTTCACCGGCCGCCCCGAGGAGCAGGTGCAGCTGGTCGAGGCCTATATGAAGGAGCAGGGCCTCTTCCACACGGCGGATTCGCCGGAGCCGCGTTTCAGCGACACTCTCGAGCTGGACCTCGACTCGGTGGAGCCGAGCATCGCCGGTCCGCGCCGGCCGCAGGACCGCATCCGCCTCTCGCAGGCCAAGAAGGCCTTCCAGGAGGCGCTGCCGAGCCTGCTCCCGGCGGGAGTGGCGGAGGCGCAGAAGGGGTCCGCGGCCGGGGCTCCCGAAGGGGTGGAGACCACCATCGACGGGCAGACTCATCGGCTGCAGCACGGGTCGGTGGTCATCGCCGCGATTACCAGCTGCACCAACACCTCCAACCCGTCGGTGATGGTCGCCGCCGGACTGCTGGCGAAGAAGGCGGTGGAGCGCGGCCTGACTCGCAAGCCGTGGGTGAAGACCTCGCTGGCGCCCGGCTCGAAGGTGGTGACCGAGTACTACGAGAAGGCCGGCCTGGACCGCTATCTCGACGAGCTCGGCTTCCAGACGGTCGGCTACGGTTGTACGACCTGCATCGGCAACTCCGGTCCGCTGCCCCAGGAAGTCTCGGAGGCGATCGCCAAGGGCAACCTGGTGGTAGCCTCGGCCCTATCAGGGAACCGGAACTTCGAGGGACGCATCCACTCCGAGGTGCGCGCCAACTTCCTGATGTCCCCGCCACTGGTAGTGGCGTTCGCCCTGGCCGGGCGCATCGACATCGACGTCTACAACGAGCCTCTCGGGACCGACCGGGAAGGACGCTCCGTCTTCCTCAAGGACATCTGGCCGACCCAGGAGGAGATCCAGCAGGTCCTCCAGGAGGCGATCCAGCCGGAGATGTACCAGCGGAGCTACGGCAAGGTGTTCGACGGCGACGAGCGGTGGCGTGCGCTGGAAGCGCCCGGCGGCGAGCTGTTCGAGTGGGATCCGAACTCCACCTACGTGCGGCATCCTCCCTACTTCGAAGGGATGCAGAAGGAGGCGCGCGGGGAGGTTCCTCCGATCCGGGGGGCGCGCGCGATCGCCGTGCTGGGCGACAGCGTGACGACGGACCACATCTCCCCCGCCGGATCGATCAAGCGCGACTCGCCCGCGGGTAAGTACCTGATCGAGCACGGTGTGGAGGTGAAGGACTTCAACTCGTACGGTTCACGCCGGGGGAACCACGAGGTGATGATCCGCGGCACCTTCGCGAACGTGCGCATCCGCAACCGGCTCGTGCCCGGGGTGGAAGGCGGCTTCACGAAGCACCTGCCCAGCGACGAGATCATGTCGATCTACGACGCTGCCGTCCGCTACCAGCAGGAGGGCACCCCGCTGGTGGTGCTCGCCGGGAAGGAATACGGGTCGGGCTCCAGTCGCGACTGGGCGGCGAAGGGGCCGCATCTGCAGGGCATTCGGGCGGTCATCGCCGAGAGCTACGAGCGGATCCATCGCTCGAACCTGATCGGGATGGGCGTTCTGCCGCTGCAGTTCCGTGAGGGCGATAGTGTGGACTCGCTGCAGCTCGATGGCACCGAAGTCTTCGACGTGGAGGGGGTGCAGGAGCGGATCGCGGACGGCTTCGCCGGCGGGCGCGAGGTTACCGTGCGCGCCACCCGCGCGGACGGCTCCACCACCGAGTTCCCGGCAATCGTCCGCATCGACACGCCGCAGGAGGCGCTCTACTACGTGCACGGAGGGATCCTCCAGTACGTCATCCGCCAGCTCCTGCTGGGTCGCGAGAAAGCGGAGGTGATCTCAGCCTCCCTCTCGCACGCGGCGCAGGCCGACCCCGCCGCGTCTCCGAACAACGGAAAGGTAGACGAGGGCTCGGTGGAATCGTTCCCGGCGAGCGACGCGCCGGCGTACTGA
- a CDS encoding co-chaperone GroES family protein: MANTPMTADTPTREVIVVGDKVLIKPEEENSKTPSGLYLPQGVASKEAVAAGYIVNVGPGYPTTDISTEGEPWLSPSRTDMRYVPLQAKKGDYAVFLRRDSIEVEIDSTTYVIVGHNSILLLIRDRALVEG; encoded by the coding sequence ATGGCAAATACACCAATGACCGCGGATACGCCGACTCGTGAGGTCATCGTCGTCGGCGACAAGGTGCTGATCAAGCCCGAGGAGGAGAACTCGAAGACCCCTTCGGGCCTCTACCTCCCGCAGGGAGTGGCCTCCAAGGAGGCCGTGGCTGCCGGCTACATCGTGAACGTCGGGCCCGGCTACCCCACGACCGACATCTCGACCGAAGGGGAGCCCTGGCTCAGCCCCTCGCGCACCGACATGCGCTACGTGCCCCTGCAGGCGAAGAAAGGCGACTACGCCGTCTTCCTGCGCCGCGACTCCATCGAGGTGGAGATCGACTCGACCACCTACGTGATCGTGGGGCACAACAGTATTCTGTTGCTGATTCGGGATCGGGCGTTGGTGGAGGGGTGA
- a CDS encoding tetratricopeptide repeat protein has product MSAQSLAGSSRRSSSKHGTEDALLVRAIEITAWAKKNIRLVIAAVVVLAGLVAGVVYWRIYSRERMERAAAEFVQLQQTAASGNLQLAARDMEQYIRRFDGTVYAEEARIALAQLYMQQDSAAKAVEALAGAAERVDDSPLGPQAALLLAAAQQATGDNEGALATYMAVAEEADLRFRRVAALEAAAQLQSRLGNHAEAATLYRRLAEMADEGTPERQMYEMRLVEEEARAQAGNGGS; this is encoded by the coding sequence ATGTCCGCGCAGTCACTGGCCGGTTCGTCGCGTCGTTCATCTTCGAAGCACGGAACGGAAGACGCGCTCCTCGTTCGGGCGATCGAGATCACCGCCTGGGCGAAGAAGAACATCCGTCTGGTGATCGCGGCGGTGGTGGTGCTCGCCGGGTTGGTCGCCGGTGTAGTGTACTGGCGCATATACAGCCGTGAGCGTATGGAGCGGGCCGCGGCCGAGTTCGTGCAGCTGCAGCAGACGGCGGCCTCAGGGAACCTGCAGTTGGCCGCGCGCGACATGGAGCAGTACATCCGTCGCTTCGACGGGACGGTGTACGCGGAGGAAGCGCGCATCGCGCTCGCCCAGCTCTACATGCAGCAGGACTCGGCCGCCAAGGCGGTGGAGGCGTTGGCCGGCGCGGCGGAGCGGGTGGACGATTCACCGCTGGGACCGCAGGCGGCGCTGCTGCTCGCCGCCGCGCAGCAGGCGACCGGGGACAACGAGGGCGCTCTGGCGACCTACATGGCCGTGGCGGAAGAGGCCGATCTCAGGTTCCGCCGGGTCGCTGCCCTCGAGGCCGCTGCCCAGCTCCAGAGCCGTCTCGGCAACCACGCCGAGGCCGCCACCCTCTATCGCCGCCTCGCCGAGATGGCCGATGAGGGCACGCCGGAGCGGCAGATGTACGAGATGAGGTTGGTGGAGGAGGAGGCGAGGGCGCAGGCGGGGAATGGGGGGAGTTAG